Part of the Vigna angularis cultivar LongXiaoDou No.4 chromosome 1, ASM1680809v1, whole genome shotgun sequence genome, GGCCACTCGTATGACTAGTCAGAACCGCTCAGTGTGGTTCATAAGAATATAATTGTTGATGGGAGAGTTATAACCGTTGGGATAAAGAAACGAAGAGTCGCATGTTGTGGATCGTCAGTCCGGCTCGATCCGATGATTGAGGATGGCCGGTTATGATATcccttttattataaatagtgaTGAACCTTAACATCATTTTCAAAAACTACTCTCCATCTTTCTCCAAGAATTGAGTTTCCACATCTTTCTTGCTTTCAGGTAATAATGTTGGTCGTCTACGTGTCTTCGTCTGGAGAAAGGGAAAGTCGAGAGTATGCAAATGACGCTTCTTCTTCGTGATCGGTGTCAACCGAGTGAGATGCAAAGGTGGTGACGAGGTGACCACTGTAAATAGGAATAAAGGTCGTATCTTAGGGTGACGAGAATGTCATTGTGGAAATAAAAGTTGACGCAACAAAAGAGTAAGATGGTTTGTTGGAGTCATGAGTGTCCATTCCAAGTTATGATTGGACACCCCCATGAAATTGAAGAATACATGTCTTGTTTCAATACAGGACACTCGGTTCgttataacaataatttaatgatttttttatatttaaatcaatattaatattgtttagAATATGACGTGTTGTATCAGCTAATACAATCATATACTCTTTTTACGTTCTGGAAACAAAATATACGAGGCACAacattatatcttttaaaaaacatatataaaaatcacattaagtcaaaagtaaacaaaggaaaatcattactttattactataaatataagaataaaaaaaattataacccTAAATATGATTACCATGTTTTTCATATCTCTTTCAACATTAATTTCATCACCAAAAATTCCTTAGTGATGGTATTGATTTAAGTCCTTTGTCTATACTTGGAGGGGACCTAGAAAACCTTTCATGCCGATTTAGCTTTAATCTGATGGCAGGAACCTTGCGTGCCACAGCCTGCCAAATCATTTGAACAGCATCATTTTCCTTAGAGGGGAAGTGAAATTCAAAGAAATGTTCAATCTCTTTCAACTTGTTCCACATTCGGGTCCACTCTTCTTTGGTAATATCCCGGATgaagtttataagaaaattttctttgATGGCATCAATAGTACGAACAAATATGCAAAACTCAGAGTAGTCAATCACGTCTTCATATGGTAGCTCAATTGCATCACTGATGATGACAGGGACACAGTGACTAGAAATGGCATCAAACAAACGGTTTGATGAAGGGGTGTCACCAGCTATGTTAAGGCAAAACTTGGAAGCACGCATGCCTTCTGTTGCTTTTTTAATTCCATCTTTCTGAATACTTCCAAAGGAAAAATGCAcatccttttcatttttcagAAGATAAAATAGCTCTTGTCGTGCTAAACCTCCCTGATCATAAGGAAAAGGTATTCAAGATAGCCAGAATTAATCTCGAATCAAATATACTTATAATGCAATAGCAAAGAAGGAAATAAAAGTGAATTAGCAAAAATGTTTAACTTCTTTTATCATACATGGTTATAAAAGTGATGTTCATTCCATGTAAGGAACTCTTTCTGCATGAGActctctatatttttattataatatactgTGTGACAAGAACTTGGTTGAACTAGCAAATGCACACAACTCAAGGGTTCAAATTTCACTAAATGCATAATCATGGAACCACAAAAAGGATCTACTTTAGCTACTGTTAGCTTCTTTCATTATTTAAGTGACTTATAAGATTCTTATCCAGTGACTCTTACAAAAGAGGGATTCCATTATCCCCTTCAACATTGTTTAGCTATAGTTGAAAAGCAAAGTGTTTCCCTAACTTACATGAATTATTAATGTCAATGCAAAACTATCTTCTCTGAACAACAAAAAAAGGCCAGAACAACCAATATATTAAAGAGCAAGAAGGCCATACATCTTTTCTATATATTGCTCCTTGGAAGTAAAGTAATGTTGGACGACTATCAAAGGTGGAGTTGTCATTTAAATAGGAAGGGATTAAATGTTTATAAGGTGCTATCACATCCTTTTCAACATTGGCTATATTTGGAGGATATCTCCCAAAGTCTGAAAGAATGAATGTAGCAGGCCACAACTTCATTCTTGCGTCTAACATACTGTTGGGATGGTGTGCTAAAATCAAATGGTCCTTTCCTCCTGATCTTTTCCATTGCTCTTGAGTTGTCAAATGTTTCACTAATTTTTCCTGGAGTATCTTATtcccatttttcttttcattcttcttaCCCTTGGAGTATTGGTTATAGCTCAAAGATGAAAAGAATGGCACATATATGATATCAGCTTCACTGGAGTTTTGAACTCTGATTACAGTCCTAGCCTTAGGAGCTCGAGGAAATTCTGATGCAAGAATATCCAATGTAAGCCAAAACTCGATACTATGCTGCAAATTCAAGCCCCCAGGGTAACCAGGTATATTATTCCTAACATCAGGCCAGACACTACTCCCACTTGGTTTCCAATTCAAGAGTCCAAAATGAAACTCTGGAGGTAAATCATACATGTAAACCTTGACAACAAGTTCATCATTTTGGTGGCATTTCTCTCCATCATGTTTCACTAGTTTTCTGTTCCCAAATGACGACTCAACATTTTGTTTCAGCATCTGATACTTTGAACCATCTAATGCAGATAAATGTTGTGAATTGGGTATCAGATTGTACTCCATGGGATTAGGATGATACGTGGATTGCATAACAAAGAACCAGGACAAGATGAACAGAAGTGATGCCATTATAAAGAAGCAAAACAATGAGTTTCTAAAACCAACCTTGATCGAAGAAGGCCCATTTCTCTCAGCCATTATTCACCACTATTTCAACACTTCACACAATTGTGCCCTCCTCTATTTAACATAATCATAACCATTGTTAAATTTGAAATGGAATGAGGGAAATTGTACAAACACCATAAAGGCAAAGAAGGATGATCATACACATCGATTTAATATGAACATGGGCAAGTGAATAGTTTTAAAGATCACATTAATAACACAATTCACCATTCATTGAAATTATCAACCATGAACATGATGAATGCTTACTATATGCATAGATAAACATTCTGCTAATTGAAAATGAGAAGCAAGGAGATCCACAAAGACATCTCATCGTAAGTGTTGCAAAACAATAACAaggaaaaagaaggaaagatgTTAGTGTATTGTTGTAGTTGTGGTAATTATGTCATTATGTGTAAGACTAAGAAAGGAATGAAAGAAGAGAGCGCATGAATAGGGTCTAACGGTGGAAACGGGCTTCTAAACTTTGAAGTACACTATTTTGTGTATCTTATTTTGTTAGTAATATTAATTGGTTACTTTGCTTTCTATGTATATGCAGAAGGTGTTATAACGAGAgacattaaattaatgtttattttccTTAAATAGATGTCAATTAACAATTAACATATgttgtatatataattaatgtttgttgtaggaaaaacaattaatttgtGGGGGTTTTtttgacaaatatttttcttcattgaaattatgaaaaatcaatatataatacaaaaatacaGTACAAAAATTTCTAGATTTTTTGAAGTagtatatgtattttaaataaatgtgtaaattatataaaaagagtgaaaaatactaaggaaaaaaaatactttaaacgatgaatttttaaaagttgCATACCCCCAATCCCTTTTGGGTATTGGCCAGCGCGTCATTCTATTTCCAACAACTTTAATTAAGTGTCTCCATCTGAGGTCGTAACAAAGTTATAATCATTTAAAGTTTTTCACTACCAAATCTTGacaataataaatttgtgaCCAATATCTCATATCTTAACACTTTATATTTGAATACAACCTAATAGaagttacaataaaaaattaagctaaaaatgattttcttgCTATTTTTAGTGAATATTACCAAAAGGATGaagttaaaaatacaaaaactcaACTTTTAAAACACACGACTAATGAATAAAAATACCAACTTTAAAACAACATGTAatcgaaaaaaataaaaactttcatATGAAACAAGTgccacaacaacaaaaataagtaaggacaaaattaagtaaaatgGATTGAAAAACTTGTTCTTATAAATTTGACATCGATATTACACCTTGAGTACCAATgaggaagagaaaaaataaaaactttcacattttaaaattttgaaagtcaaattaacatatataaattataatctatTATGGGCATGTATAATTAACATAAAGACAATCTAATTTATAGGTAGAATAGAactagtaaaaataaaagataatcatttaaaaaaaatataatctaattaatttagtacaagataaacaatttaaataatataatatttattatacctATCTTGAATAGCACAACAATTATATAATCGATAACTCGCCGACATaacaatttaattgattaatggTACACTTATTGCTTTAATTTAATTCACAGTGTCATCTTGAAATACATCTAACAGTATGttatattgaatatattataataattttatatcactttttttttttattttctattttttttgttctatttcACTCAACCGGAATTTCCTTCCATATTTctgtatttcattttttacttatttattttaaacgaAATAAccaacattttattatttgatcCTTATATAAGGTATACTTTGAACATGATCACATGGATCAATAAAAAGGTTCCAAATTAATGTCTTTTGAAACTATTCTCATTTTATTAAGGCAAAACGCAATATTTAATAGAAGCAAACTAATTTTACTTTACGGAAATatcatacaatttattttttaaatgaacaaaaaaatatagaagatgatagattatgaattataaatctcattttacaaattacttttataaaattaatttaaatttaaatttatttttaaaaggatattattttaataaattttattatttattaaacttattatattattttttattgaaaactttattatttattgaatctatattatgttatttattgttGACTGTTATCAAAtcatttaatgtttaatatgatatatatattttaatgtaataaaaatatgttagaaatctatattaactaaaagataaattaaagtttttatagtaaaaactttattttccaaattaattttataaaattaaattaaattttaaatttacttcaaaataatattttgatcatttatagaaataaaatgaagtaaagaattaaaaaacaataatatatttaatgcaTATAGAACAAATAGAAAAAAGTAAACAACCATAGACATAGTGAagtaaaattagaataattgaTGAGAATAATGAAAAGGGTTAGTTAAGGACAAAAAGCGCCGCCCTTGCCATTATcatttctcttgtttttataaTTCTCGTCCTTTAAGCATTTATTATCATATCATTGCTTTACCTTTTTCATTAATGTTcttatctctttcttttttatttattatttattcaattttacgATTTTTGATTTGCACCGAGTCATGTCACTTTGAACAAATCCAATGGAATTCTTCTACtttattaatttcttctatAAGAAACTTCTACATTTTTCTCCAACGTGATATCCTATTTTTATAGTAACTATATTGcttaatattgaattaattGTATTTCAACTAGTTAATCAGTCCACtcaactataataataaacaagtAATGTTAGTTTAACCAGTCAAAATCATTGTTCTTTAATTCAACATAATGACAAGAAAAACTAAGTTTAAATCAAATGTGAAATATTGACTATATATCTcttaaaatatacaaacaacaaatcataataaatcataaaacttAACAAAACAAAGTTCACATATAGTTTAGCAATATCTTTAAAGCTTACTAATACAAGTTTAACGATACATGTTAATCGAtaattagttttcttaattAGGAAAACACTTTTAAATACTTTCTTATCATgcttatatttgaatttatttattttttattttcaaaaattgttgaTGAAAACCTTTTGATGTAAAAAGTTTCAGTATACGAccaaatgtttttctttgaatttaggacaaatttaaccaaaaattaGGGATGTTAATTGGATTGGGTTACTCCTAATTTAATCTAATCGAATTaggttgaattttatttataatttgataaaaccCAAAGTAACtcacttttatataaattagatGAAGAATTTTATGTACAAACTAAAAACTCTTGCCCTTATATTTgtattagaaataaattattttatataattatttttgtatcttaaattaatttgtcattttttcaagaattaaaaaattgattaatttaaattggATTCCAGAAAGTTCTATTTTAAAAGTAGTTTGACAGAAAGGATGACGAAAATGTCCTGTTAATTAGGGCACCGCGAGAACGAAATAGCCACGTCACCCACTTTCCACCCTTCCAAGATTTTGGTATTTAATctcaaacataaaatataataatctaatttctaatttttataaatttcataaatttgtcaGTGTGTTACTtacaaataaaactaatttttaatatgttagctgttgaaaaaaaatatctgTTTAATCTTTGAGAAATTATCCGTTTTTTCAAAAGTactattttaagatatttataaatatattagattGTAATTTAAACTATcagataaatttattatatccggaatttgaattgtttacatagatttatttaataattgttgaGAGATTTATttgtagaatattttttaatattcaaattagtaaaatattaaatttttaaataagatgagagtaaatatttatgaagtaaatatattaattatatttataaaattaatataaatacgAGCACCTGTTATATTGaaataatacttatttaaaaaatagaataacaatataataaataataataaaataataaataataactcatataatataaaaaagtatatgtttaaattaatttttaacgaagaagtttaatttttttattaaactatattatttaatatgtctattattagaaaataaaatttaaataaatataaacaaccGTTATCATTTACTCATAAGTCACTGTTGTTCATGGGCAACGACTTTAGTGTTATGCATCTAAGAAATTTGTGGCCAATAAAATTAGTGGTCAATAATAAAACAGCAATAAGTGTTGTATTGCAGAGTAATAGCTCACGTCACTTTTTCTTCAGTTTTCCTTCTTTATCtctaatgtatttatttatttataatagatcACTTCAATTGAATCTAATGTGTCAAAAttcaacagaaaaaaaaattgaattaaaaatatttaattcaatttaatttcagATCTAATTTCCAAATTGATTTaatctaatataaataaaagttatatacatatacgttaaaattaatttaatctaatataaatcaaagttattttaaattactatatCAAATTTCGTTTTTCCAATATTCAAATCaaattgtattttctttatgaaattaaatattgttgTTTTCAAAACTCAATCAAACCTGTATGGTCAACACCGCTATTTTTACCAACCAAAACTAATTAGTCAAtacctcttcttctctttcattattttatttctggTAATTTCAGTAATaagtacttttaaaaaaattataattttgcaGTTATTTATAGCAATGCTTAAGACTGAtgtttattttagtattaataaaattcacaataataaataaacaccTATAGATACACTTCACAATAGtaattttatacaataaaaGAGTTTCggataaaacataaaaaaatacattaataaattatactgcattgtttttaaattatatgctGTCAATCTATATAAGTGTTTAAACATGTTGTTACATAcagatttaaaattaataatttatttggaagtaaaattaatgtatttaagttgccctattttataattttatgaagaaTCCTAGACGTGTTTTAAAAGggaattttttcttaaaaaaaatgttaaataaaaccACATAATCTGATTTCTTAAAAAACCAAATGAATCTCGTAAAAAAGCTAACTTTTTTTAAGTAgaggaattttaattttacgaAAGGGCTAAACTGAATGCGTATCACCATTACAtatgaaaagagagagagagagggtaACGCATCACTGCTTTATCAGCATTTCATTTTGTGAAAGAAACCTGACAACTAAGGATTTAAGGAAGTAAAATTGACTAAAGAGGTTAAATTTAACAGGACATGTGAGACAAGGTTGTGTTAAAACATGTTTAATGTTTGATGAGATTTGAAATATAGATGTTAGAAGTGCCCTCCATGGACAGTAATAAAGTGAAGGGATGTGTATAGTGAGTTGGTGAATgattggagaagaagaagagtaatgagaaatagaaatgagaaaTGATATTGTGGAAAAGTAGAAATGGTGGAGGCTAATAGGTAAAGGTGAAATGTAGTACGAAGTCTAGTAGACTCTCCACCATGTATAAATTATGGAGAATGGTGGGATGTAATTTTTTATGGTGTAATACTGTGTAGGAAGCACTAGGAGCGTAGCACACACTAGATTTagttgaaaaaggaaaaaggaaagtgGTAATAATGGGTACCGTTATCCGCGAGTAGCATAGAACCGAACAGAATTGAAGAGAGCATTGAAAAGGTGGGAGCAGAGTGCGGGCTACTCAAGTAGAAGAGATGAGATGAGATGAGGGTGCACACGAAAGTGAGTTTTTTAGCCACTTCCACTTCAATGAAATGCCCTTTGTCCTATACTTGCATATCACTAAGGACAAAGATTGGGTTTGCTTGAAATAGCAAAAGTTGAAGACTCAAAGCAACCGTTTTTATTTTCCAACTTGTTCATTCTGTATGCCAATTCTGAGTAGTTCACCACAAGCACCCAACTCATGCCACCACCATCACCACTTTCATTTGGGGCTCCActaaacacacaaacacacagagataaggaggaggaggaggaagaacaaaagaaagcaaatttgttgtttgtgtGTCTGTGTTTGTTTCCCAGTCCCACCACCGAGTTTCCCTTTAATTTTCTCTCTGGGACTGTGAAGTACTTGTGACCCTCTATCTTCTCAAGTGGGTCATGCTTTGTGGCCCCTACCTTCTCCCACTTGCTCCTAGTCTCTGCTGTCTTAGCCTCTGCCCTTTAATGTTGTCTTCGCGACCCTCTTGTCTCTTCCATTTTTGTGCTCTTATTCCTTCCACAAACAGAAACAAAGATCCATTCTTTCTCCATATAGGGGCTAAGTGATTTTGGTTTCCCTGCTTCCTAAAGGTGGTGAATGGTATCAAACATCTGTTTGTGTTTCTTTTGGAATATTTTAGTCTTGTCTGCTAAATAGGAGACTGCTCCAGCTCAATTAAACCATCTGGATCGCCTCACTTGGAAGCTTGCAAGGCCTGTTGCTTGGGGACTGTTGTTTGGATTTGATTGTCTTGGTTCGGGAGCTGTTTCACAAAAAAGGGGTTCTTTGGATAGTTTTCTAGATACCGGAGACCATACTTCGAGTCAGAGAGATTCATGCTTGGTCGAAGAACGAAATGGAGAGGTTTCCACTTCTTTAGTATTCAGTACTCTAGGGAATAGATATGAAGAACATTCTTAAGAAGCTTCATATCATGTCTAACCAATCAGATGATGCACAAGGGGCTACTTCTTCAAAGAGCACCAAGTCCAGTGACGGTTCATCTTCCACTACCCCTAAGAAGCTATCGAATTGGTTGCATTCAGTTTCTAATAGGCAGAGTCCCAGTCCTCCGTCTCCTAATCTAGCCAGAGGAGAAAGAATGGACCCATCTGATTCAGTGAGCAGTGGTGGTTTGGATGTTGTGTCTGATTCAGCAAGGCGTGATTCGGAGTCTAGCGCGTCTAGGGATCCTGAAGTGGAAGAGGAATATCAGATACAACTGGCTTTGGAGCTGAGTGCAAAAGAGGATCCTGAGGCTGTACAGATTGAAGCTGTTAAGCAGATCAGTTTGGGATCTTGTGACCCTGATAATACACCAGCTGAAGTTGTGGCCTACCGGTACTGGGTAAGTCATTTTGTTAGTCCATTGACTTCAAGGCTAATGTCACATTCTTCTAGTTGTACTTATGAGGGTGCCACAAGAGCAAAAGTATCATCTATTACAAACCGAGATGTGCAATTCAGAGATGTTGCTTCATTTTCATAACTTGTTGGAAGAATTTTTCCATCATTAAATATATCAATAGCACTCTGAACAGTGCTGTAGGGCTGGAACATCCAATATCTCTCAGCGTACTTGCTCTTAGAAGTTGGAGTTTCATAATGGTTACTATTTCATCCATATAATATACATTGAAAAAGGATAAGGAAGTTGTGCTTGAGATGCAATAAGAAATCTCAATTGGGACTTATACGACATATTTCCTGGACATCAAACGATTTATATTAGTAATGGTTTGCTGACATCTTGGGATAGTAAATTTAGAGTTAATGATGCTGAATTGATGAGGCTGTCGATGCATGAACTGATGAAAGCTAACTTCTTTCTTTATGTCACTTAATTACTTAACTGTAATATGTCCTACTTTATATTCCTTTCTGA contains:
- the LOC108333620 gene encoding probable arabinosyltransferase ARAD1, translating into MAERNGPSSIKVGFRNSLFCFFIMASLLFILSWFFVMQSTYHPNPMEYNLIPNSQHLSALDGSKYQMLKQNVESSFGNRKLVKHDGEKCHQNDELVVKVYMYDLPPEFHFGLLNWKPSGSSVWPDVRNNIPGYPGGLNLQHSIEFWLTLDILASEFPRAPKARTVIRVQNSSEADIIYVPFFSSLSYNQYSKGKKNEKKNGNKILQEKLVKHLTTQEQWKRSGGKDHLILAHHPNSMLDARMKLWPATFILSDFGRYPPNIANVEKDVIAPYKHLIPSYLNDNSTFDSRPTLLYFQGAIYRKDGGLARQELFYLLKNEKDVHFSFGSIQKDGIKKATEGMRASKFCLNIAGDTPSSNRLFDAISSHCVPVIISDAIELPYEDVIDYSEFCIFVRTIDAIKENFLINFIRDITKEEWTRMWNKLKEIEHFFEFHFPSKENDAVQMIWQAVARKVPAIRLKLNRHERFSRSPPSIDKGLKSIPSLRNFW